The following proteins are encoded in a genomic region of Pyricularia oryzae 70-15 chromosome 6, whole genome shotgun sequence:
- a CDS encoding 3-isopropylmalate dehydratase large subunit 2 has protein sequence MADESLQSRLGQLLHTIRNVQLEDDAWSSIPDGEKQSSLHPLTVFSVLGAHLRRNGQVKESDALLQTVSIATAPTNLGGMALSWTDEISADDVDELLLLTSAWLEALNSAERYDGAMTAPLSLRPAGRPPMNVTEKIFAMHDLSRTGYVKTGDTIRVSVDWVMASEASWHGMLQVYNKLGDPGVFRNDRFWLAGDHVVDPRVSDTPLVQSLVREMDFARKKFKMTQFQGSNYTIMHTEFYRERAQPGQLVIGSDSHTCSAGANGCLSIGLGATEVTMALVTGQIWFKVPEVVEIRLTGRPARGVGGKDVILHILQQLKRNTVAADRVVEYTGPGCRWLSSDSRFAVANMTTEFGGITGIFAPDAVTKRFVDARKTPHHRRGSRYFRPDRGCAYAESYEIDLSRAEPCVARYPSPDDVVPVGQVAGTALDGVFIGACTTAEEDLVVGALVLKAGLDKGLRPVARGERRVVPGSRPIAEHLRKTGLAEIYERAGFTIGIPGCSYCVGMGADMAAPGSVWLSSQNRNFENRMGRGALGSLASAATVAASSFDMKVTSPQELIDLIPDEHWDKVKGKGSLPTGALEEPSWVEPAGRDGLEAADEPAEESPAAANNTAADSTTTEKAPAQGVIKSKVYRLGDFVDTDALAPAQFLLTSKDNKELGSHCMERNEPGFRDAVKDGHEVIVGGKAFGCGSSRQEAVQALLGVGAKCVIAKSFAFIFARNMPSLGLLGFTIADERFYELAGTGAAIEIDLDQNVLRVGGEAFPFALSALEKRLTEIGGMTNAFSRFGKRIYDVLAGGAVAKAVPRPLAAEGAMSW, from the exons ATGGCCGACGAATCGCTCCAGTCTCGATTGGGACAGCTCTTGCACACAATACGCAACGTTCAACTGGAAGATGACGCATGGAGCTCCATTCCAGACGGCGAGAAGCAGTCGTCGCTGCATCCTCTGACCGTCTTCTCTGTTTTGGGCGCACATTTGCGAAGAAACGGACAGGTCAAGGAGAGCGACGCCCTGCTGCAGACCGTCAGCATCGCCACGGCACCCACCAACCTGGGCGGCATGGCCTTGTCGTGGACGGATGAAATTTCGGCGGATGACGTTGACGAGCTTCTCCTTCTTACATCTGCGT GGCTCGAGGCATTAAATTCGGCCGAGCGATACGACGGGGCCATGACGGCGCCTCTGAGTCTGCGTCCTGCCGGCCGACCACCCATGAACGTGACGGAAAAGATCTTTGCAATGCACGATCTGTCGCGTACTGGGTATGTCAAGACGGGAGATACCATTCGGGTGTCGGTAGACTGGGTCATGGCGAGCGAAGCCAGCTGGCAT GGCATGCTTCAGGTGTACAACAAGCTGGGCGACCCCGGGGTGTTCCGCAACGACCGGTTCTGGCTGGCGGGAGACCACGTGGTGGACCCGCGGGTGTCAGACACGCCGCTGGTGCAGAGCCTGGTGCGGGAGATGGACTTTGCGCGCAAAAAGTTCAAGATGACGCAGTTCCAGGGCAGCAACTACACCATCATGCACACCGAGTTCTACCGCGAGCGGGCGCAGCCGGGGCAGCTGGTGATCGGGTCGGACTCGCACACGTGCAGCGCGGGGGCCAACGGCTGCCTGTCCATCGGCCTGGGCGCCACCGAGGTCACCATGGCGCTGGTCACGGGCCAGATCTGGTTCAAGGTGCCCGAGGTGGTCGAGATCCGCCTGACCGGCCGCCCCGCccgcggcgtcggcggcaagGACGTCATCCTGCACATCCTGCAGCAGCTCAAGCGCAacaccgtcgccgccgaccgCGTCGTCGAGTACACCGGCCCCGGCTGCCGGTGGCTGAGCTCCGACTCGCGCTTCGCCGTCGCCAACATGACCACCGAGTTTGGCGGCATCACCGGCATCTTTGCCCCCGACGCCGTGACCAAGCGCTTCGTCGACGCCCGCAAGACCCCCCACCACCGCCGGGGCTCGCGCTACTTCCGCCCCGACCGCGGCTGCGCCTACGCCGAGTCCTACGAGATCGACCTCTCGCGCGCCGAGCCGTGCGTCGCCCGCTACCCCAGCCCCGACGACGTCGTGCCCGTCGGCCAGGTCGCCGGCACCGCGCTGGACGGCGTCTTCATCGGCGCCTGCACCACCGCCGAGGAGGACCTGGTCGTCGGCGCCCTCGTGCTCAAGGCGGGCCTGGACAAGGGGCTCCGGCCCGTCGCCCGTGGCGAGCGCCGCGTCGTGCCCGGCAGTCGCCCCATCGCCGAGCACCTGCGCAAGACCGGCCTGGCCGAGATTTACGAGCGCGCCGGCTTCACCATTGGCATCCCGGGCTGCTCGTACTGCGTGGGCATGGGTGCCGATATGGCCGCGCCCGGCTCGGTTTGGCTGAGCAGTCAAAACCGCAACTTTGAGAACCGCATGGGTAGAG GCGCTCTTGGTTCGTTGGCTTCAGCCGCCACCGTGGCCGCATCGTCTTTTGACATGAAGGTCACATCGCCCCAGGAGCTGATTGATCTCATCCCAGACGAGCACTGGGACAAGGTCAAGGGCAAAGGCTCCCTGCCTACTGGTGCCCTGGAGGAGCCATCCTGGGTTGAGCCTGCCGGAAGAGATGGTCTCGAAGCAGCTGATGAGCCAGCTGAAGAGAGCCCTGCGGCAGCCAACAACACTGCAGCTGATTCAACCACCACAGAAAAGGCTCCGGCGCAGGGGGTCATCAAGAGCAAAGTGTACCGCCTGGGAGACTTTGTCGATACAGACGCG CTTGCTCCTGCCCAGTTCCTACTTACATCCAAAGACAACAAAGAGCTCGGGTCCCACTGCATGGAGAGGAACGAGCCAGGTTTCCGCGATGCAGTCAAGGACGGCCACGAGGTCATTGTCGGCGGCAAGGCGTTTGGTTGCGGGTCAAGTCGCCAGGAGGCCGTACAGGCTTTGCTAG GCGTCGGAGCAAAATGCGTCATCGCCAAGAGCTTCGCCTTCATCTTTGCCCGCAACATGCCgtccctgggcctgctgggatTCACCATCGCCGACGAGCGCTTCTACGAGCTCGCCGGCACGGGCGCCGCGATCGAGATCGACCTGGACCAGAACGTGCTCCGCGTCGGCGGCGAGGCCTTTCCCTTTGCGCTGTCGGCCCTGGAGAAGAGGCTGACGGAGATTGGGGGCATGACCAACGCCTTTTCGAGGTTCGGCAAGCGCATCTACGACGTGCTGGCCGGTGGTGCCGTCGCAAAGGCGGTGCCGAGGCCGCTGGCGGCCGAGGGCGCCATGTCCTGGTGA